One genomic window of Mycolicibacterium neoaurum includes the following:
- a CDS encoding glycosyltransferase: protein MAHGGAPDGAHARWIGCLDIDRVGDHNGRISVNITRSDGYRRARILLRDRSQPIDFVEADIVGDAVTLDLPGSTPVLDVPAADPAPPISVVLCTRERPEDLAGALASLSAIDYPHFEIIVVDNAPVTDATARVVAAAGDARIRRVLEPTAGLSNARNAGLHAAQHDIVAFTDDDVVVDPYWLQGLARGFARSMDVACVCGMVPSGELRTAAQVYFDQRVSWAGTLAPRAYSMAAPPPDLPLFPFQVGIYGTGANFAIRRRAAFEMGGFDEALGAGTSTKGGEDIDMFFRLVAAGHTLVNEPAAIVWHRHRSDSTALLAQARGYGLGLGAWLTKVFCEPTHRRLAFSVARRQFRSSVRAGAGYGAIMIPPPDLGDSIPRAIGRTEVLSVLGGPLALWRGRRQGRRRDPMRRAG, encoded by the coding sequence ATGGCACACGGCGGTGCCCCCGACGGTGCGCACGCGCGCTGGATCGGATGCCTCGACATCGACCGGGTGGGAGACCACAACGGTCGGATCAGCGTGAACATCACGCGATCGGACGGATATCGGCGGGCCCGGATCCTGTTGCGCGACCGGTCACAACCCATCGACTTCGTCGAGGCCGATATCGTCGGCGACGCCGTCACCCTGGACCTTCCGGGGTCAACCCCGGTGCTGGATGTGCCGGCAGCTGATCCAGCACCGCCGATATCGGTGGTGCTGTGCACCAGGGAACGGCCCGAGGATCTGGCCGGCGCCCTGGCATCACTGTCCGCCATCGACTATCCCCATTTCGAGATCATCGTGGTCGACAATGCACCGGTGACGGATGCGACGGCACGGGTGGTCGCTGCAGCCGGGGATGCCCGCATCCGACGCGTGCTGGAACCCACTGCCGGACTGTCCAACGCCCGCAATGCGGGTCTGCATGCCGCCCAGCATGACATCGTCGCGTTCACAGACGACGATGTCGTGGTCGACCCGTACTGGCTGCAGGGACTGGCTCGGGGCTTCGCCAGGTCCATGGATGTCGCCTGTGTCTGCGGAATGGTTCCCAGTGGGGAGCTCCGCACGGCGGCTCAGGTGTACTTCGACCAGCGGGTGTCTTGGGCCGGCACGTTGGCACCGCGCGCCTACTCGATGGCAGCACCGCCGCCCGACCTGCCACTGTTCCCCTTCCAGGTCGGCATCTATGGCACCGGAGCCAACTTCGCCATCAGACGCCGTGCAGCCTTCGAGATGGGCGGTTTCGACGAGGCGCTGGGTGCGGGCACCTCGACCAAGGGCGGCGAGGATATCGACATGTTCTTCCGGCTGGTGGCCGCCGGGCATACCCTTGTCAACGAACCGGCGGCCATCGTCTGGCACCGCCATCGCAGTGACAGCACCGCATTACTTGCCCAGGCGCGCGGTTACGGCCTGGGCCTCGGCGCCTGGTTGACCAAAGTGTTCTGTGAACCGACTCATCGCCGGCTGGCATTCTCGGTGGCGCGCAGACAGTTCCGGTCATCGGTGCGCGCGGGCGCAGGGTACGGCGCGATCATGATTCCGCCACCGGATCTCGGCGACAGCATCCCCCGAGCGATCGGCCGGACAGAGGTCCTGTCGGTTCTCGGCGGCCCGTTGGCGCTGTGGCGGGGACGACGCCAGGGTCGCCGCCGCGATCCGATGCGCCGGGCGGGCTGA
- a CDS encoding glycoside hydrolase family 16 protein translates to MRPSLSALGKGCALIVVGTVVGACALLGTADTADGAPRILLNSEFDGPAGAPPDGIWQIATGGGGWGNNEAQIYADHPDNIALDGNGHLALTARRGADGQITSARVDTNGSFAFTFGRAEARIALPAGSGLHPAFWLLGANLDQVGWPAAGEIDVIETLNHATEWHSGVHAPKSGTERGQQMSATGPVPFPLAGVFRTYWVERTPGRIVTGVDDTTLLTVTPLNLEEGATWVFDAPFQLLLNLAVGGNWPGPADESTPFPATMLVDWVRVTEL, encoded by the coding sequence GTGAGACCGAGCTTATCGGCCCTCGGCAAGGGCTGCGCGCTGATCGTCGTCGGCACGGTGGTAGGTGCCTGCGCTCTGCTGGGCACCGCCGACACGGCCGACGGTGCTCCGCGCATCCTGTTGAACTCTGAGTTCGACGGCCCCGCCGGCGCTCCGCCCGACGGGATCTGGCAGATCGCTACCGGCGGCGGCGGCTGGGGCAACAACGAAGCCCAGATCTACGCCGACCATCCGGACAACATTGCCCTCGATGGCAACGGACACCTGGCCCTGACCGCGCGTCGGGGTGCCGATGGACAGATCACGTCGGCACGGGTCGACACCAATGGCAGCTTCGCGTTCACCTTCGGCCGTGCCGAGGCACGGATCGCACTGCCTGCGGGCTCGGGCCTGCATCCCGCGTTCTGGCTGCTCGGGGCCAATCTCGACCAGGTCGGCTGGCCGGCCGCCGGTGAGATCGACGTGATCGAGACGCTCAACCATGCCACCGAATGGCATTCGGGCGTGCACGCTCCGAAGAGCGGAACAGAACGCGGACAACAGATGTCGGCAACCGGCCCAGTCCCCTTCCCGCTCGCCGGAGTCTTCCGTACCTACTGGGTCGAACGCACGCCTGGTCGTATCGTCACCGGCGTCGACGATACGACCCTGCTCACGGTCACGCCGTTGAACCTCGAAGAAGGTGCCACGTGGGTCTTCGATGCGCCGTTCCAGCTGCTACTCAACCTCGCCGTCGGTGGCAACTGGCCGGGCCCTGCCGATGAGTCGACACCATTCCCCGCCACCATGCTCGTCGACTGGGTAAGGGTCACCGAACTATGA